The Dendropsophus ebraccatus isolate aDenEbr1 chromosome 3, aDenEbr1.pat, whole genome shotgun sequence genomic interval tgtccaggtttacaaaaaaaacacatcaaaaacagTTCATTTATTTATGTGATTCTGCACTTTCTCCGCCTGCTGGAGAAAATGGATTGTCAGCCACCTCCCTGCCTCTGGGCCTATCACAGCCCTGCCAAAGGTTTTCCCCAGTTCTGTCCAATCCTGTGTTAAGCTGCCTCAGGCTCCTCTCCACCAATAGAAAGCCACCCAAAAGTCTATAAGTTAGGATGGAGAGGGTCATGTGCTCAGTCATGTCCTCCTTTGGTCTAGGTAAGAGTGTGTAGTAGAGATCAGTGCAGCGCGAGGCCTAGTGGAGTTACGCTGATCATCCTCAGTTCCTGTCTGTCCAGCCATGACTGGCTAAACCACCTGGGATGTGACTGTCACTGATGAGGGACCAAGACCTGTCCACACTGAGATGGTTATTCAAGTCTTCCAAACCCTGCAGTCCGCATTGAGCTTTTCTTGCCAGACAGCGGCTGGAGAAGTGCTTGTCGCCTGCATGCCCTGCTGCAACTTGCCTAGTCCTCAGGTGAAGGCCAATGGTGAGCTCCTCCAAGTAAATGGCCTGGGGCCTGTACTCCTGAAAGATATCACTCAGCATTCTCCTCCAGCATTATCGGACTTTCCTCTATGCCGTGAGTATGGGTATGCGTACGCAACCGAATCCAAAGTTGTGAAGAGTGCCGAGCTATTTGGACAGTTCCCCTTCAAGCTTGTCCACTGACTTATCCTGTATTTTCCCCCATAGATGGGCACTTTTTCTGTAAATTTCTACTTCAGGGTTAGGTCTTCCATCACGGTGAATAGTACCATTCAATATAAAGCTCTGTGTATGCATTCTACAATAGACTTTGTGAATGTTGCCTGTGTTTTAGCAGTTTCttaaatcctctgtgctgatgtTTCTCCAGGGTGCACACCTCTGATGCACGCTGTGTCCGGACGCCAGGTTGACACCGTGAAACTACTGCTGAAAATGGGAGCCAATATCAATACACAAGATGCCTGCGGGAGAACGAGCCTGTCCCTGGCAACATATCtggtaggaaaaaaaaagagGTGATCCatgaatagaaaaacatggctgctttcttccagaaatagcgccactcttgttctcagttccTGTCTGGTATTTCAGATGAATTCCatataagtgaatggagctgagatgTAATGCCGCATTCAACCTGAGGTCATAGGGTGGGggggctgtttttggaaaaagtgGCACTGTTTTGGACACGTTTCACATATACAGCATCCTGTAAAATTGCGGTGTTGATGTGCAATTTAACGtacaggggtagttcaccccccaaaaaattgctttcaaatcaactggtgctagaaaatgTTATAATACCCTTTATAAACCTACATAGATCCAGGCGTCCAGGCCCGAAGCTCACCCCGCTTCACGGCTGACAGTCATTGTACCTTGATGGgcactgtgctgtatatgatAACGTTACCTGGATACCTGTCGAGAACACAGAAGACAGATGGATTGGGAAGATCAACAATCAATATCTGCTTCCTGTACTTTATATAAAGCAGATGAGACAGGACGGGGCCTGTCACTAGGTGACATCACTGGCGTCCATGTACAGCTCCGCCATCATCCAgttctgctgggagttgtagttttgttatgTCTACTATGGGGCCTTAGTTGGGCCATGTAGCATGTAGAAGGTACCTAGGGGCACATGGGTGAATTTGGCCCCTTTGTATGCCCTGGCCCCTGACAGCTGCAGTACCTGTACAGCCCAGATGGGGGCCCCTAAGCTCCAGGACTGTAGAGGATTTGGCAGATGACATGTCTTCTTCCTCTAGGGCTGGCTGGAGGGCTGTGTGAGTTTGCTCAGGAATGGAGCCAAGCAGAACATCCCTGATAAAAATGGccgactgcccctacatgccgccACTGCGGAGGCTGACGTCAGGTGAGTCGCTCATCATAAACATGGGGAACATCTCTTGCCTCATTGTACTCGAACTCCATAATTCTACCGAATCTGCAGACCTGGACCAACATAACCCACCATGTAtgtgaaagaagagaaagaaactacagaccccctgtatacaaactccacaccagaccccctgtatacagacctcaggccagacccctgtatacagacctcaggccagaccccctgtatacagacctcaggccagaccccctatatacagacctcagaccagaccccctgtacacagacctcagaccagaccccctgtatacagacctcagaccagaccccctgtatacagacctaagaccagaccccctgtatacagacctaagaccagaccccctgtatacagacctaagaccagaccccctgtatacagacctaaggccagaccccctatatacagacctaagaccagaccccctgtatacagacctaagGCCAGACCCCCTGCATACAGACCTCAGGCCAGACCCCCTGtacacagacctcagaccagaccccctgtacacagacctcagaccagaccccctgtatacagacctcaggccagaccccctgtatacagacctcaggccagaccccctgtacacagacctcagaccagaccccctgtatacagacctcagaccagaccccctgtatacagacctcagaccagaccccctgtatacagacctaagaccagaccccctgtatacagacctaagaccagaccccctgtatacagacctaagaccagaccccctgtatacagacctcagaccagaccccctgtatacagacctaagactagaccccctgtatacagacctcagaccccccatatatagacTCCAAACCAgaaccccctgtatacagactccaaaataccccctgtatacagacctcagacccccCGTATACAAACTCCAAACTagatcccctgtatacagactccaaacTAGATCCCCTGTACACAGACTCCAAACCAGaaaccctgtatacagacctcagaccagaccccctgtatacagacctaagaccagaccccctgtatacagacctaacaccagaccccctgtatacagacctaacgccagaccccctgtatacagacctcaggccagacccctgtatacagacctcaggccagaccccctatatacagacctcagaccagaccccctgtatacagacctcagaccagaccccctgtatacagacctcagaccaaaccccctgtatacagacctaagaccagaccccctgtatacagacctaagaccagaccccctgtatacagacctaagaccagaccccctgtatacagacctaaggccagaccccctatatacagacctaagaccagaccccctgtatacagacctaaggccagaccccctatatacagacctcaggccagaccccctatatacagacctcaggccagaccccctatatacagacctcagaccagaccccctgtacacagacctcagaccagaccccctgtatacagacctcaggccagaccccctgtatacagacctcaggccagaccccctgtatacagacctcagaccagaccccctgtatacagacctcaggccagaccccctgtatacagacctcaggccagaccccctgtatacagacctcaggccagaccccctgtatacagacctcaggccagaccccctgtatacagacctaagaccagaccccctgtatacagacctaagaccagaccccctgtatacagacctcagaccagaccccctgtatacagacctcagaccagaccccctgtatacagacctcagaccagaccccctgtatacagacctcagaccagaccccctgtatacagacctaagactagaccccctgtatacagacctcagaccccccatatatagacTCCAAACCAgaaccccctgtatacagactccaaaataccccctgtatacagacctcagacccccCGTATACAAACTCCAAACTagatcccctgtatacagactctaaACTAGATCCCCTGTACACAGACTCCAAACCAGaaaccctgtatacagacctcagatcagaccccctgtatacagacctcagaccctgTGTATAGATTCCAAATcagacccctgtatacagactccaaaGACTCCACACCAGACCCTCTGTATATGGACCTCAGAatgcctgtatacagacaccaaaccagaccccctgtatgcaAACCTCAGATCAGACCCCTGTATAGACTCCAAATCAgaagccctgtatacagactccaaaccatgccccctgtatacagactccacaccagaccccctgtatacagacctcagatcagaccccctgtatacagactcctcaccagagccctgtatacagactccaaaacagaccccctgtatacagacctcagaccagaccccctgtatacagactcctgaCCTGCTGTTTACAGATCTCagacctcaccctctatatacagACTCCAAACCAGACCATAATGtatacagaactaagaccacacacccctgtatacagatcgcAAACCAGACACCCTTAAAACAGATCTTAGACCAGGTATTCAAATACTTACCTATACCTGATCCCACAGTCCTCTTCAGTCCTGAGTGTAGCTTCAGTCCTGTCACTGTACTACATGTAGGTGGTTTGACACTAAGTGGAAGCTTTTCAACACATCAGTGCTGGGCAGTTACCATAAAGGCCAAGGGGCCCTGGTATTAAAGAGACATgtgggaacagggagaggtgagtatgagTTAAAGATCTGACACTAGGTCTAGGAGATTTTCTAGAAGACACCGACCATCCAGCAGAGTTGGCACATAGATATGCCCTTCTCCTTCAGTCACTCAACAACATCCCCAATCTCAGTATCAGTAATGTCAGCTTTGATGTTCATGACATGAATGAAATAGATGGCAGGTAGGGACAGCTAGGATGGTACTGGGCCCCCCTTACCCACTAGGCCCTCTCACATCTGCACAGAATGTATGGTGAGACCACCCCTGGTTATGATGTGATCAGCCTCCTGATAGATCCTTACATTGTAAGGCATATCTAGTTAAGAGATGATAGTGGGCGTACTCACCTCCCTGGGCATTCTAACACTGTTTCTGTCTCTTTTTCTTCAGACTTTTATCTGTTCTACTACAACAGTCAACTCTGAGCGAGATCAATCACCAGGACAATGAGGTGAGTGACCCCGATACCCTGACACGTCTGGATGTTGTGCTATACCATAGAAGCAAATGGGGGCACTAAAGGGgtggttcagcaaaaaaaaaaaaattctttcaaatcaactggtgccagaaagtgccaaagatttgtactttacttttattaaaaaatctccagtcttccaggacttatcagcttctgtatgtcctgcaggaagtagtgtattcttttcagtctgacactgtgctctctgctgccacctctgtccatgtcaggaactgtccacagcagaaggggatttgctgctgctctggacagttcctgacatggacagaggtggcagcagagagcagtgtgtcagactagaaagattacaccaattcctgcaggacatacagcagctaataagtactggaagattggagattttttaatagaagttatttacaaaccaatataagtttctgaaaccagttaattaaaaaaaactcactggagtacccctttaaacctataaGCAAAGAGGAAAACACTTATTGGCCTCTAGAGGCCGCTCCAAGTTTTAGAAATGACTATTTCTCGTTTCTATGTGTGTGACATTGGACGACATTACATATTACTATTCTTGTTGTTTCTCTCTATGTGCATTGTGGGATGTCATCACTCATTCCTCCTGCTTGTTTCTATGTGTGTGACATTGGATGACCTCACATACTCGCTCtctccatgtatatatatatgatgagatGACATATTGCTATTCCTGTTGGGGTGACATCATTTATTACTATACTTATTCCTATGTATATGACAGGGGGTGACATAATTTATCATTATACGTGATGCCTCTGTCTATATGTTTGAAAGGAGgtgaaagggaatgtgtcacctagattttcttttactgaatagagtcagatactaatCTGTTTTGATTTTatgactttaatttttatttcactttttgtacatcgttatgaaggcggccatcttggctggtctgttcttaacagcatttagtgatatgctttccagcaagcctcatggacatagacaacaatagacagactctgtccccatGAGatcaatgtgaaacattactgagcgcgctttgtgacctgtgaagagctcattccacagggagctgcaattGTCTTAACTATctagtgtcacatgacgctgcaatgctgtacagatcactttacagcagcctcctcttatcaccacagacacaacaggaagtctcagcttagttttagccccagtggtgagaatgagaactgcaagatctcaggattattttataatatagacagaaaaagtagaaatttttttaacataaaaacattatttatacaataaatcattttgtgatgacactgtccctttaaaggggttatgaagCCTTAGAAAAACATCACTATACTCCTTTCTCTGTATATGACAGGGGGTGACATCATTTATTACTATACGTGTTTTGTCTATGTGTATGATATAAGATGACATCATTTATTACTATACTCGTTGGGGGgatatttatcacacatggtgtaaagtgaaactggcccagttgcccctagcaaccaatcagattccacctttaattttccaaagagtctgtgaggaatgaaaggtggaatctgattggttgctaggggcaactgagccagtctcactttacaccatgtttgataaatctcccccgttgttTCTATGTGTTCAGGGCATGACATCACTGCACTGGGCGGCGTTCCACAACCGGCCACAACATGTGCAGAGTTTGCTGCAGAAAGGAGCCGATCCTACCCTGGTGGACAAGGACTTTAAGACAGCTCTTCACTGGGCGGTGCAGGTACAGTATTATAGGGCGGGGCCTATGTAATGGGGTCCCTCCCATGAGGAGTCTGCACAGTATTACACCCGTTATATCACAGTCATCTgaaccctgtatatatatattttgttatatGTTGCTTTAGAGTGGAAACCGTGTGCTGTGCTCCATCATCCTGGACCATCAGCAGGGGCAATCCACCATCAACTATGACGACGAGAACGGAAAGACGTGCATGCACATAGCCGCCGCCGCTGGATACAGTGACATCATCTGTGAGCTGGCCAGAGTCCCAGAATGCAACCTGCAGGCCCTGGATGTGGATGACAGGTACCGTGTAAGCAGGGACAATGATGAATGTTCCTCCATGTATATGGGGAGACTAGCATTGCGTGGCGTCATCTATGGGCCAGGTATCCCACACGGGATCATGTACAATCCGTACCAGGGCCCTcatctgcacataatactggtctAATGTGGCAGAGGGGCTCTGTGCCCCCATTGCTATctctacccccaccaccaccactacctatTTCTCCACCCTGATGACTGGAATGAGAGTTATaggatttatatactgtatgcgcAGTCAATACCGGACAGATGACGCTACATAAATGTTTATTGTATTACAGCACACATGTATTTCTATCATGTTTCCGCTGCAGGACTCCGCTGCACTGGGCCGCAGCCGCCGGAAAATCAGATTGCGTGCAGACATTGCTAAAGTTAGGAGTAGACATGAACCCCAGGGACATCAATGAGAATACACCCCTCACCTATGCCATGTATTGTGGGCACACCGCATgcatcaaactgctttctcaGGAGAACAGGTAACAACTAGTGAAAGCTAACTATCATCAATTACCATCATCATCCATCACCAATCATTACCATCCATCACCAATCATCTCCTATCCTCCACCAACCATCCCCAATCATCTTCAACCATGACTAACCGCTACCATCCATAATCAACCGTCATTACCATCCTTCCCCAATCATCTCCAACCATTTCCAACTATCACATCCATCCACAATCATcacccaccatcatcatcatcaccatcatccatCACCAATCACCATCCAGCACAAACAAACACAAACCATCCCCAATCATCTCAAACTATCACCAATCCACCCCAACCATTACCAACAATCACCATCCATCGTCACCATGACTAATCATCACCAATCACCATCAGACATAATCAACCATGACTAATCATAAGTAATTATAACCATCCATTACCAACCATCACATCCATCCACAATCATCACCTATCATTTCCCATCAATAACCTATCACCATCCCCAGTCATCACCAACCATCCCCTACCATCACCAACCATGATTAACCATCACAGTCATTATCATCCATCACGAACCATTACTAACCATTATTTACCATTATTCGCCAGTAATATACATGTCTGATATCTATGCACATTTATAAAGAGAAAAAATACTGTTGTCAAAATTACTTGTCACTAGATTGTAGTAGTCGTCTCATGATTAGCTCACTTGTCAGCTTTGTTATATAGATTGGGACAGAATGAGTACAGTTGTCACATGGCCAGCTCTCTTGtaagctttgctgtatagattgGGACAGAATGAGTAGAGTCGTCTCATGACCAGCTCActtgtcagctttgctgtatagattgGGAAAGAATGAGTAGAGCAGTCTTATGATCAGATCCCTTGTCAGCTTTGCTTTATAGATTGGGACAGGATGAGTAGAGTCGTTTCATGATCAGCTCACTTttcagctttgctgtatagattgGGACAGAATTAGTAGAGTAACCTCATGATCAGCTCACTTGTCAGCTTTGTTGTATAGAATGGGACAGAATGAGTGGAGTCTTATGACTGCTGGAGGCCTCTGTTACTCTTCTTCATTTGGGGAGGGGATGTTCTCCATTAATTCCTGAAGACTGTAACAATCTACGACATTGTTGGGAGATGTGAGACCCCCAGTAGACATTAATGTTCTTTGTACTTGCAGTAGACCAGATCCCTTCCAGCCATTCGCCTCCCCGGGCACTAAAGCTATGAGGAAAGAAGGACGTCTCACTGTGCTGAACCAGATCTTTTCATGTAAGAAGAAGAGGGTGGACCAGAAGGCTCAGAAGGACAAACTCAGGTATAACGGAGAGGAGACCTCCGAggttgatgacatcatcaccacgTTTGACTGTATTCTGGACACAAACTGCAAAGATCCCCAAGACGAACGCGTGACCTCAGTCaactgcaaaaaacggatggtgGAGTCTCAGAAGTATCTGTTACCAGAAAACAAGCAGAACTGCAAAGGTCTTCCACCCATAAGAACGCAGAGCCTCCCTCCCATAACCCTTGGAAACACTTTTTTAACCACTTTACAGACGTCCTCGGAGACCCCGCAGAGTAACCCCTTCCATTTCGCACACAGGTCTCAGAAGAGTAAGAGTGAGCATGACCTGTTTGACCACAGAACTAGTGGTCATGCCTTGCAAGACAATCCTTGGAATATAGCTGCTAACCAAATCCTGCCCCATAAAGCATGGACTTCACCGCAACCAGACAAGCTCAAGCATCGCGTGTTACCCAAAAAGTCCAATCATATAGACGCTCCCTGTCCTCCTCATCTTCCTCATATGGACAATACACATTCAGGTAAAGCAAGTCATAACCGTAATGGGAATGATATTATACCATCTAATCATTGGTATCGTGCACGTGGAGGGATAAATGTTGGTCAAGGCTTCTGATTTCACATGGAGATGTAATGCAGCCGTGTGGAACCTGTTACTAGAAGGGCTTCCCGCCTTTCCGCCAAGTCAGGGCCTGACCTATTTGGTATGTAGCGTATGCCGCACCCCACTCTCCTGCAAGTGGTCGATTGCTTGGGTCGCAAAATGTTCTGCCCATAAGGGCCAGTTTAGACTGAGTAAATTcggtggaatcccacctgcctcagggtCACGcagcgtgtctatgggagggcttgcgcgcctccgctctctgcaagccctcccatagacacgctgTGTACCACTGAGGCACGTGGAATTCCACCAAATTTACTTAATGTGAACTTGCAATGAATGTAAAGTGTTGTACAGTAGCAGGGAGTCTGGTGGCCCATGTGTACCACCAACCTGTACCTACTTGGGGCAGCCACCCAATGTGGTGTGGGAATTTCTACCTACTTGGGGACATCTATCTAATGGAGATCAACTTATTGAGGACATGTACCGAATGAATGGATTAACAACCTACTGGGGGCTTCTGCCTAATTGGGGTAGCAGCTGCTACGTCTGATAAAACATGGCTGATCCCTCAGTGTTGTtgcgtttaaaaaaaatggatttaaaaaaaattgccaaattATAGTATATTTGAGGTGTAAAACTACCAAATTACACCTTAAAATACACCTGTTTTTCATCCTTAGATTGCTATTATCTTTGAATCATAGCGGAGTCAGTGAGCAGACGCTGCACAGGTCGCACCTCGTAGACGTTTATCTTATCTTTTTTATTTCAtctgtaaaaacaaaaagaaaacacaaatctATTTTGGACAAAACATGGCCATTTCCTGTATGTTTTCATGCTTatttctgtgtaaaaaaaaaaaaaaaaaaagcccccccccccccccccttttgccaAATAAAAATGCCTACATTCCTAATAGATAAATAACCTTTTATGTATAATGTTATTGATCCCCCATGGTGTACCTCATACACAAAAAATATTAAGCGTCGGAATTGCTGACGCTTGCTGAATTGTCAGAATTGCTAACGCAATTGTTGAATTGCTACCCCAAAGAGGTAGCCATAAGAACTACAGAATATAGTGCAAAAAAGccacagagcctcagcgggcccatcatccatccactatgcagccatcatcttcctctctgtcgggctgttctccacactgtaaggttgaggaccttcgggtcatgtgatcaggtccttcacactatttctctctctctgcaggtcccgctccttctctgtcttctgatgttcagcacactcaccctgcactacagtgagtgggctgaacattagaacaacgggcccctctccctctaagggccctggcacttgcctgggtaagcctTGTGGTCAGCACTGaacgatttaaaggggtactaaagtggggggggggcacttttttgctgggaccggggaggaggtggccaagggaaaagacgtccactcacctccccggttccagcggtgggtcccgcatcgagGCGCTCCAGTGCTCAGTtactggccgcttccgggtgtctgacgtctcaggtccactcagccactcagtgaaggaggcgggatctgagcggacttaaaacggatcccgcggcagggagctgtggggggggggggctgtgatcgctgatcgtccgggcagcccataggatatagcagcatctgcttcAGATGCTCCtattgttgaaaaacaagcgactgcaacgatcagccgacatgaacgatgtaggctgattgttgcactctattccacgggacgattatggtccgtagcggccgatatcggccgaatacgggcgataatcgttccgtggaatagggccttaaaattaCCTTGTAAAAAAAGACCAGTCTCCAATGTACCTATTGCTTATGAGTAATTCGATCACTTTTTCACCAATCGGAAGAAATAACAGCCATACATGCTGATTGTTTCCCCTGAGGTGAATGGCatcttccagcaagacaatgcCACATGTCACATGGCTAGAAGTGTCCGACATTGGTTGGAAGATCATAAACAAGACTTCCAAGAAGTACCCTGCCCCCTAATTGTCCATAATTGAGGCTTATTGATCATCTGTGGGAtcacctggatggtggtgttggccagccagcatggctccagatacctaCCAGGACCCTATAGAGTCACACCGCGTCCGTGTAGCTGCTGTCCGTGCTGCACATGGCAGATACTCTAGATATCAGATGCTGGTCAGGATATTAGGACTACACTAGGAGAAGTACTGCAGGTCACCTACCACCTTGGGCGGCACCAGCTTACACTGAGCAGTACCACCAGGGTAGATCTAGCCACAGATCCCTCCTTTCCTTACTCTCTTCGTCTATACATTATACCAACCTATAGTTGGGTATAACCAGAACCTGAAGAACGTTTAGCCAGCCTAAAACCAAACAAGATGGCGGCACGTAATTCAAGACTGACTGGTGTCCATAGCGCACTTACTATGGCGGTCTATGTGTCTCCAGTACACCCTGTACATGTGGTCAGTATTTGTTTTCCTGGTTAATAATTGATATTTCAGTCAACATCTGTCTTCATTTTCAGGTTATAACTCAACACATCTCTCCCAGGAAAAGCCAAGGCTGAAAGAGTCCCGTCTGTCACGGAACAACCTGGCTCCTATACCGGATCACTGTGTTAAGAAAAGTAAGCAGGCTCCAATGTATAATCATAATAGGTAGTGTGGGTCCTTGGACTGGATAGACCCCAGGGTGGAGTTTACAGCATCCTTGGTTTTGACCCTTCAACCCAACAaccataataaaaaatgtataatttaTAATAGTTGTGTGTAAAGAAAGTATAATAAAAACAGCAACAAATTCTACTATTTTAAGCAGTTTTCCAAAATTATGTATAAAATAAAGTAAAGCTAATGTATATGCAGGGAGAAAGTAAAGGACCACAGTAACCCAAATCTTCTCCTACATTATTCATGTACATGATAGAGGAGTCTCCTCCTACGTTATCCATGTAAATGACAGCGCAATGGATCCCTATAGTTGTTAATATAAAGTATAGCTGACCTAAAtgcagggaggaagtaaaggaCCACAGTAACCCAAATCTCCTCCTACATTATTCATGTACATGATAGAGGAATCTCCTCCTACGTTATTCATGTACATGATAGAGGAATCTCCTCCTACGTTATTCATGTACATGATAGAGGAATCTCCTCCTACATTATCCatgcatgctttacagcaagcctcatggacatagatgacaatagacagactgtctctttgagatgaatgtgagacattactgagcgcgctctgtgacctgtgaagaggtcattccgcagggagctgctattgtcccttctatctactggggtcacatgacgctgcaatgctgtacagatcactttacagcagcttcctcttatcaccacagacacaacaggaagtctcagcttcgtTTTAACCCCAgtgatgagaatgaaaactgcaagatctcaggattatcttataatatagatagaaaaattatttaaaaaaagccaCCAAAAATCCTTTAACtctatttaacataaaaacattatttatacaataagtcgttttctgatgacacattccctttaaacatagaaaacttaaaaaaataaaaaattaacatgtATATTACAAAACTACTTGAGATCACAAACCCTAttgatttattacaaaaaaaaaaaaa includes:
- the ANKRD55 gene encoding ankyrin repeat domain-containing protein 55 isoform X3, which gives rise to MVIQVFQTLQSALSFSCQTAAGEVLVACMPCCNLPSPQVKANGELLQVNGLGPVLLKDITQHSPPALSDFPLCRCTPLMHAVSGRQVDTVKLLLKMGANINTQDACGRTSLSLATYLGWLEGCVSLLRNGAKQNIPDKNGRLPLHAATAEADVRLLSVLLQQSTLSEINHQDNEGMTSLHWAAFHNRPQHVQSLLQKGADPTLVDKDFKTALHWAVQSGNRVLCSIILDHQQGQSTINYDDENGKTCMHIAAAAGYSDIICELARVPECNLQALDVDDRTPLHWAAAAGKSDCVQTLLKLGVDMNPRDINENTPLTYAMYCGHTACIKLLSQENSRPDPFQPFASPGTKAMRKEGRLTVLNQIFSCKKKRVDQKAQKDKLRSQKSKSEHDLFDHRTSGHALQDNPWNIAANQILPHKAWTSPQPDKLKHRVLPKKSNHIDAPCPPHLPHMDNTHSGYNSTHLSQEKPRLKESRLSRNNLAPIPDHCVKKIQMPTGQVCQGVKKSMSLPSNSLRTGNNLSPLIVSKPQSHSLYSFLPVLRREPLRTTRVLPAIPSQRGPSTTEGLMSSPTKSDTND
- the ANKRD55 gene encoding ankyrin repeat domain-containing protein 55 isoform X2, coding for MDFSNSSVFDQHKGDSSEEIDLSVVYQASANGDVNTLTAIIREDPSILEYCDNEGCTPLMHAVSGRQVDTVKLLLKMGANINTQDACGRTSLSLATYLGWLEGCVSLLRNGAKQNIPDKNGRLPLHAATAEADVRLLSVLLQQSTLSEINHQDNEGMTSLHWAAFHNRPQHVQSLLQKGADPTLVDKDFKTALHWAVQSGNRVLCSIILDHQQGQSTINYDDENGKTCMHIAAAAGYSDIICELARVPECNLQALDVDDRTPLHWAAAAGKSDCVQTLLKLGVDMNPRDINENTPLTYAMYCGHTACIKLLSQENSRPDPFQPFASPGTKAMRKEGRLTVLNQIFSCKKKRVDQKAQKDKLRYNGEETSEVDDIITTFDCILDTNCKDPQDERVTSVNCKKRMVESQKYLLPENKQNCKGLPPIRTQSLPPITLGNTFLTTLQTSSETPQSNPFHFAHRSQKSKSEHDLFDHRTSGHALQDNPWNIAANQILPHKAWTSPQPDKLKHRVLPKKSNHIDAPCPPHLPHMDNTHSGYNSTHLSQEKPRLKESRLSRNNLAPIPDHCVKKIQMPTGQVCQGVKKSMSLPSNSLRTGNNLSPLIVSKPQSHSLYSFLPVLRREPLRTTRVLPAIPSQRGPSTTEGLMSSPTKSDTND
- the ANKRD55 gene encoding ankyrin repeat domain-containing protein 55 isoform X1, whose product is MVIQVFQTLQSALSFSCQTAAGEVLVACMPCCNLPSPQVKANGELLQVNGLGPVLLKDITQHSPPALSDFPLCRCTPLMHAVSGRQVDTVKLLLKMGANINTQDACGRTSLSLATYLGWLEGCVSLLRNGAKQNIPDKNGRLPLHAATAEADVRLLSVLLQQSTLSEINHQDNEGMTSLHWAAFHNRPQHVQSLLQKGADPTLVDKDFKTALHWAVQSGNRVLCSIILDHQQGQSTINYDDENGKTCMHIAAAAGYSDIICELARVPECNLQALDVDDRTPLHWAAAAGKSDCVQTLLKLGVDMNPRDINENTPLTYAMYCGHTACIKLLSQENSRPDPFQPFASPGTKAMRKEGRLTVLNQIFSCKKKRVDQKAQKDKLRYNGEETSEVDDIITTFDCILDTNCKDPQDERVTSVNCKKRMVESQKYLLPENKQNCKGLPPIRTQSLPPITLGNTFLTTLQTSSETPQSNPFHFAHRSQKSKSEHDLFDHRTSGHALQDNPWNIAANQILPHKAWTSPQPDKLKHRVLPKKSNHIDAPCPPHLPHMDNTHSGYNSTHLSQEKPRLKESRLSRNNLAPIPDHCVKKIQMPTGQVCQGVKKSMSLPSNSLRTGNNLSPLIVSKPQSHSLYSFLPVLRREPLRTTRVLPAIPSQRGPSTTEGLMSSPTKSDTND